Within the Solwaraspora sp. WMMA2056 genome, the region CGGCCCCAGCCGCACTCGAGGATGACGTCGGCGCTGTCGGCGTCGGCGGGCGTCGACGCGGCTGCGGTGCCGTCGGGCGCCGGTGGGTCGCCCGCGACGATCGGGTCCCCGCCGGGGCCGATGCGTTCCCGTCGGGGTGGTGCCGGGTCACTGTCGGGTCGGGCGGTGTTCGTCTCGTCAGTCGATGCCATGACTCTGCAGCCACATCTCCAGCAGTCCGAGTTGCCACAGCTTGTTGCCGCGCAGCGGGGTCAGTTCGGCGTTGGGGTCGCGCAGCAGCCCGTCGACGTAGGCGTCGCGGAACAGGCCGCGGTGGCGGGCCGCCGGGGCGTGCAGCGCGTCGCGGACCCGGTCGAGCAGTTTGCCCTCCAGATGGGTCAGGCCCGGCACCGGGAAGTAGCCCTTCGGCCGGTCGATCACCTCCCACGGCAGCACCCGACGTCCGATGTCCTTGAGGACACCTTTGCCGCCCTGGGCGAGTTTGAGCTCCGGTGGGCAGGTGGCGGCCAGCTCGACGAACTCGTGGTCGAGGAACGGCACCCGGGCCTCGAGGCCGTGCGCCATGGTCATGTTGTCGACCCGTTTGACGGGGTCGTCGACGAGCATCACCGTGGTGTCGATCCGCAGTCCGGCGTCGACGGCCTGCTGCGCACCCGGGCGGGCCAGGTGGGCGGCGACGAACTCGCGGGCCGGGTCGCCGCCGGTGAGGTGGTCGGGGTTGAGCACCCGGGCGAGCCCGGCGGCGTCGCGGTCGAAGAACGACCGGGCGTACGTGTCGAGCGCGCTGTCGCGGCCGACCTCGGCCAACGGTGGGTACCAGTGGTAGCCGCCGAGGATCTCGTCGGCACCCTGCCCCGACTGCACCACCTTCAGGTGTTCGGCGACCACCTCGCTGAGCAGGTAGAAGGCGACGCAGTCGTGGCTGACCATCGGTTCGCTCATCGCCGCGACCGCTGCCTCCAGCGGCGGCACCAGGTCCCGTGCGGCCACCCGGATCTGGTGGTGGTCGGTGTCGAACCGCTGGGCGACCAGGTCGGAGTAGACGAACTCGTCGCCCTCGCGGCCGCCGACGGCGTCGAAGCCGATGGAGAAGGTGGCCAGGCCGCGTTGGCCCTGCTCGGCCAGGAGCGCCACCACCAGGCTGGAGTCCAGTCCACCGGAGAGCAGCACACCGACGGGTACGTCGGCGACCATCCGGCGCCGGACCGCAGTGGTCAACGAGTCGAGCAGGGCGTCCTGCCAGTCCGTCGCGGACCAGTCGGCGCGCGCCGGGTCGCGGGTGAACGGCGGGTCCCAGTAGACCCGTTCGTCGACGCGGCCGTCGGGCTGGTAGACCCGGACCGTCGCCGGCGGTAGCTTGCGGACGCCGGCGAGGATCGTCCGCGGCGGCGGTACCACGCTGTGGAAGCTCAGATAGTGGGCGAGCGCGACCGGGTCGATGCTGGTGTCGACGTCGCCGCCGGCCAGCAACGCCGGCAGGGTGCTGGCGAAGCGGACCAGGCCGGGGCGTTCGTCGACGTACAGCGGTTTGATGCCCAGCCGGTCCCGGGCCAGCACCAGCCGGCCGGTGTCGCGTTCGGTGATCGCGACGGCGAACATCCCCACCAGGTGGTCGACGAAGTCGACGCCCCATTCGGCGTACGCCTTCACGACGACCTCGCTGTCGCCCTGGGAGAAGAAGCGGTGACCGCGCGCCTGCAGCTGTTCCCGTAGCTCACGGTAGTTGTAGATGCAGCCGTTGAAAATCGCGGTCAACCCGGCGGCGGAGTCGACGATCGGCTGGTTGCTGGCCGCCGACAGGTCAATGATCTTGAGTCTTCGATGCCCGAAGGCCACGCCGCCGTTCGACCACGATCCGCCTTCGTCGGGTCCGCGGTCACTCATCGTGGCCGCCATCCGTTCCACCGCGCCGATGTCGGCACGGGACCCGTCGCGGCGCAACTCTCCCGCAAGTCCGCACATGCGAACCCATCCTGCCAGATCAGCCACGGCTCGCCCAGTTGAGCCGGCACCGGGTACCCGGCACGGTGGGTCGCCGGGGAGCCCGGTCGTTCCGTACAGCGAGATCCCGCCCCGACCCGCGCAGTGGATCTCGCTACGCTGTCGGCGGACCCGCCCTCGGGTGACGGATCAATCAAACAGTTGGTTGCTGAACCGATCCCGGCGTTCCGCCGGACATGCGGTACGCGGTACCGTTCGGGTCTGATTTGATGAACGGTCGGCGGATACCGCCCCCGCTGTCCGGCGTGGGCTTTCCGTCCGGTTCCGGCGGGCGTCGTCCGGGGAGGGCACGAAGTTGCTGACCACGCTTGAGGGCTACCACCTGCGCGCCTCGGTACTCGGGCACTCCTGGCTCACCGCACAGCTCGAACGCCGGGGTGCCGGAACGGACCCCACCGCCCTGTTCGGCGTCGTCGAAGGCGCGTTCGTGACCGTCATCGACCAGTTGACCCGCAGCGGCTTCCAGCCCACGGAGCTGCGCTTTTTCGCCGACGCGGCGGCCCGGCTGACCGCCGGCGGACGCGAACCGGTCACCGCCGACGAGGTCGACCGCATCGTCCGGTACGAGTTCGGCGAGGCGGTCGACGTCCGCGACATCGAGGCGCGCCGCGCCGTGCCGGTCCGCCGCGCCGTGGTCGGCACCGCCGTACGCCGGTTGAAGTTCACCCTGCACGACGTGGACAACCTGCTGCGGCGCGCGGAGAACCTGGCGGCGCAGTGGGGCTTCGCCACCACCGGCTACCACCCCGGCCTGATCACCACCGGCTACCTGCTCGTGGTGGAGACCCGCTGGTCCCGCAAACGGCTGCGACACCGGCACACCCAGCTCGGGCAGGTGCTCTGACCCTCGGGCGCCGTCGTGGCGGCGCCCGAGGGACTCACCTCGGAACGGCCGGGTCGGTGACCGACGCCCCGGCGGGGAACCCGAACAGCCCGAGCAGACCGGTCGCCCACAGCTGCCGACGGGCGAACCCACTGAGGTTCTCCAGCTCGAGCCGACTGCCACTGACCGAGGCCGCCTGATGACAGGCGACCAGACTGCCGATGCCGGTCGAGTCGATGAAGCTGACCAGTTTGAGGTCGAGCACGATCCGGGCCGGCGTGGACCGGGCCAGGATCGCGGTGACCGCGTCACGGACCTCGCCCGCTGTGGCGAGATCGAGCTCGCCGTGCAACGCGAGTCGTACCGTGGGCCCCTGAAAACTCTTGGTGATGACGAAATCCACGTCGGGCCTCCGGTCGGGTGGCGACGGGTGCGGGGAGGGATACACCGGAGGACATCGGTGACCGACGCCCAGGGCGGTGTGTGAGCCGTCACGTTACGGTATGTACGTTCGTTGTGCCACCCCTGTCGCGCAGTGTGCGGACATCGCCGTCGACCGGCGCGGCCGCACGTCTCGACGGACCCCCACGGCGCGGACTACCACGGCTCGGCCGGTTCGTCGGCGAGGCCGTCGTCCGGTGCCGCGTCGCCGGTGTCGGCCGGTTCGACCGCCCCGGCGTCGTCCTCACCCGAGGTGACGTTGTCGTCGGGCCCACCCACGGTGTCCCCGCCGCCGCCCTCGTCGTCGGCGTCGCTCATCTACGTGCCCCCCCTTGTCGGTGTCTGACGCCCGGGCGGTGGGGACGTCCGCGCCCCACCGCCCGGGCGATGACCGCTCACACCCGGACCGGACCAGCCCTGTCACACCCGGACCGGCCGGTCGGTTCAGCTCTGCGCCGGGACCGGCGTACCGGGACTGTCCGTCGGTGCCGGCAGCGTCGGCTCGACCGTCGGCTGCGGCGACGGCGTTCCAGGCGCCGTCGGGCTCACGGTCGGGCTCACCCCGGGGCTCGGCGACGTCGGCAGCCCCAGCTGCGCGGCCAGGTTCTGCAGCGCCGCGTACAGCTCGTTGAGCACCGGCAGCGCCTCCTGCGCCAGGTTGACCACCCGCTCGTCGGAGCCCTGGGCGATCTCGGCGTTGGTCAGGTCGACGGCGGCGGCGTAGCCCACCAGTTGACTCTCCACGAACGCCGTGTCGAACTCGCTGGCGTCCAGGCCCTGCAGCCGCGAGATGAGGTCCTGCTGCTGCTGGGTGGGTGTGTCCGGCAGCGTCACGTCGACCTCACCGGCGACCCGGGTGACCTCCTCGTCGAGCTGCGTGTGGTCGGTGACCATCTCACCGCCGATGTCCTTCACGCCCTGGTCGGCGCCCTGCTCGTCCTGAGCCAGCTGCCCGGCTTCGATGGCGGTCAGGTTGACCTGGTGAATGGTGCGCAGGTACTCGCTGTCGGCTTCGGAGGGGGCCGCCGCGCCGGCGGTGGCCGGCAGCAGTGCGACGGCGGTCAGTCCCGCCAGCAGGCCTGCCCGGGTGAGCACGGACCTCTTCATCATGTTCCTCCTCGCTGAGGGGCTCGTCGGGGCACCGAGGTACCCGGCCGCCCCGACGACACACCCGGGGCCCCGGATGACGCCCGCCGGGCCGTCCCGGATGAGCCACACCGCTCGGCGGGTCAGCCCGGGGTTAGCCCGTACTGGGTCGGGGACACACGCGCATGCCCGCTCGCCCGGCGGGTAGCCCCTCCAGGTATGCAGACCTTCCTGCCGTATCCGGACTTCGCCGCCACGGCCGCTGTACTCGACCGTCGCCGCCTCGGCAAGCAGCGGGTCGAGGCGTTGCAGGTCCTGCGTGGTCTGACCGTGCCCGGCTACGGCTGGCGGCACCATCCGGTGGTGCTGATGTGGCGTGGCCACGAGGAGGCCCTGGTGCGGTACGGGTTGACGATCTGCCACGAGTGGACCCGCCAGGGGCACTCCGACACGGTGGCGGACACGTTGCGCCGGGAGTTGGCCGCTACCCGGGGCGTCGTCACCGTCCGCCCCCAGGCCCGGCTCGCCGCCGACGGCGACCTGCCGGACTGGCTCGGCCGGGCCGACCTGCACCTGAGTCACCGCAGCGCGTTGCTGCACAAGGACCCGCAGCACTACCGGCCGCGTTTCGGGGACCTGCCGGCGGTGCCGTACGTATGGCCTACGCGGCGTCCGTCGCCGTCGCCGATCGGGCCGTCGGGTGCAGAAATTCTCGGCGCGGATTGAACCATCCGGCCCGGGTGTGCGAACCACCTACTGGTGGATCAGGTTTCGGCGGCCGGGAGCAGCCGCCGTCGTACGGGAGGCAGGGCTGATGGTGAGTGGTCGACGCGCGGTCGGGGCGCTACGCGCGGGTGTCGTACGGGGCGGCGCCGCGCTGGTCGCCACGGCGGCCCTGGTCAGCCTGACCGGCACCGTCGCCGTGGCGGCCGACGTCGTGATGGAGCCGACCTCGGCACCCCGCGGTGCCGGGATCATGCTCTCCTTCGCACTGCCGCAGGAACGGCCGGCGGCGTACACGACGCAGGTCCAGCTGGACCTGCCGGCGGATCTGCCGATCGCCGAGGTGTACCCGATGTCCGTCGACGACTGGGCACCACGGATCACCAACCGGACGCTCGCCGAACCGCTGCCGGCCCTGCACGGCGGGATGATGACCGATGTGACCGAGAGCATCGTCTGGCAGCGGGTCGCCGCGGCACCGGTCGCGACGGACCCCGTACGCCTGTCGGTGTCGATCGGGCCGCTACCCGACGCCGACCGGGTCGACTTCACGCTCACCCAGACGTACTCCGACGGCACCGTGGTGCGTTGGGGCGGTCCGGACGGGCAACGGCCCGGCCCGGTCCTGACCTTGACCGCGGCCGACCCGGCAGCCGCCGCCGGGCACGGCGGACACTCCGGCGGTCAGCCCGGCGGCACCACCGACGCGGCGGCGGCACCACCGGTGGACCCGTCGGGCGGCGGCACCGGGTGGGCCCTGATGCTTGCCGGTCTCGCCGGCGGCACCCTGCTCGGCGCCGTCGGCGTCTGGTGGCGCGGCCGCCGGTCGACCACCGCAGCGGGCTCCGGCGACGACGCCGACCAGCTGGTCGGGGCCGGTGCCAGCGGCTGGCGGCTGACCGACTGACCGCCTGTCGGACCCCGGCGGCTCACCGCACCGGCACCGTCGTGGTCACCGTCGCCTGGTCGATGTCGGACAGCCGGATCGTGAACCGGACCTCCCAGTCACCCGGCACCGGGAAGGCGACCGACCCGGCGGCGTGGTTGTCGTCGATGGGCAGCAGCAGCGTGGTGACCGGTTCGACCCCGACCGCCGGCAACGCCGTGGTCATCGACCACTCCTCGACCGGTAGCGGCGCACCCTCGGCCGTGTACACGTAGGCGTGGACGGTGTTGTACTCGCCGAGCTGCACCGGGTAGATGTCGAACTGCAGCGTGTAGAGCGAACTGGTCAACGTCTGGGCGAAGCTGTCCTGCCCGAGGGCCTGCGCCTCGACGGCGGCGGTGCGGCCCGGGGTGGTCTGCACCAGCACGGCGCTGACCCCGAGCGCGGCGACGGCCACGGCGACCTCGATGCCGACCAACCCGCGCAGCCGGCCGGACCGGGCCGTCGGCCACCGGTTGACCAGCCGACGTGCGTACCCGGCGGTCAGCAGCAACGCCACCGTCAGGGCGACCTTCGCCAGTAGCAGCCGGCCGTAGGTGGTGTCACGCAGCGCGGTCAGGCTCGCGGTTTCCATCAGCCCCTGGACCGCGCCGGCGAGCACCAGCCAGCAGACCGCGACGGTCGCCCACCGTGACCAGACCGGCAGGATCCGGCCGAGCACCCGGGGATGGGCGTGGCGCAGCAGGACAGCGCCGAGCACGGCCAGCCCACCCACCCAGATTCCGACGGCGGCGACGTGCACGGTGTCGGCGACGACGCTGACCGCCGGCACCGGTGCGGCGACGGCATGTCCCGCCAGCGGCCAGGTGACCAGGCCGACGGCGCCCACCGCGCCCACCGCTGCGTGCCGCCGCCGACCGCCGGCACCGGCCAGCACCGGCGCGATGAGGAGAGCGACGACCGCCGTCACCGCCAGCCGGGCCAGCAACGCCAGCCCGTACCCGCTGGTCAGCACCGCCGTCAGATCGCCGACGGTGACCTGCCACAGCGCGCTCGCGGTGGCGTACGGCGCCTGGACCCACAGCCCGGCGACGCCTGCCGCCGCGATCAGCCCCAGCCCGACGCGGACCATCAGCACCGCCGGCCGCCGCCGCACCCCCGGCGGCCACAGCGCGGCGAGCAGCAGCGTCGGGCCGAGGACCAGCACCACGCCGAGGTAGCCGACGTACTTGCTGACCGCGACCGCCACGGTGACCGCCGGCTGCTGCCCGTCGGCGTCGATCTCCGGTACGGTCGCCGACGGCGCACCCACCGAGTAGGTGTACCCGCTGCCCACCGGATGGCTGTCCGCGGAGATGATCCGGTAGCTGACCAGGTAGGTGCCGAGCGGCCGGTCCGGGACCCGTACGGGGATGACGACGGTGTTGCCCTCGGCCCTCGGCGTGCCGTCGGTGATGCGTTTGCCGTCGGGCGCGAGCACCTGAAGGCGGTCGGTCACCGGCCGCACCGGTTCGCTGAAGGTCAGGACGATCTGGCGCGGTGCGCTGCCCAGCACCGACCCCGGCACCGGGTCGGCCGTCACCAGGACGGCGTGCGCGGCGGCCGGACCCGCCGGTGCGGCGAGGACCAGCAGCCCACTGACCACCAGCACTGCCAGGCCGGAGGCGCCGTGGCGCCACCAGCGGTCGACCCGTCGTCGCATCGTCCCACTTCCCACCCCAGATAGTTCGTCGCGGACGGGAGAATGGTTCATCACCCCGCCCGCAGACGCACACGGCGGGGTCGTGGCGGTGACGTGACGTCAGACCAGCGGCGCCACCGTCGTACCGTCGCGGTCGCGGACGGTGATCGCTTCGACGGGGCACGACTCGGCGGCGTCGATCACCGCGTCGTCGGGGGAGACGTCGGTGGCCGTGGCCCGGGAGACGCCGTCGACCATGGCGAACCGCTGCGGCGCGAGGCCGGCGCAGATGCCGGCGCCGACACAACGTCGCGGGTCGACGTGCACCAGCCAGGTCGTCTCGGCGGCGCTCATCCCCAGCTCACCGGCATGCTGCGCAGCCCCCGCACGATCAGGCCGCTCTTCCAGACCAGCTGCTCCTCGGGTACGGCCAGACGCAGCCCGGGCAGGTGCCGCAGCACGGCCTCGACGGCCACCTGCAACTCCATCCGGGCCAGCTGGGCACCCAGGCAGTGGTGGACTCCGTGGCCGAAGCCGATGTGCGGGTTGGGTTCCCGTGCCAGGTCGAGTGCGTCGGGGTCGGGAAAGACCGCCGGGTCGCGGTTGGCCGCCGACAGGGAGCAGATGACGGGTTCGCCGGCACGCACCAGGGTCCCGCCGACGTCGACGTCGGCGGTGGCGTACCGGGCGAAGGCCGCGGCGACGCCGAGTGGGACGTAGCGCATCAGTTCCTCGACGGCGGCCGGCACCCGGTCGGGGTCGGCGCGCAGCGCCGCGAACTGCTCCGGGTTGGTCAGCAGCAGATAGACGAAGTTGGGGATCTGGGTGACCGTCGTTTCGTGCCCGGCGGCCAGCAGACCGGCGGCGAGCTGGACCAGTTCGGTCTCGGTGAGCCGGTCGGCGTCGGCGTCGCGGGCCGCGACCATGGCCCCCAGCAGGTCGTCGGTGGGCTGGCGGCGGCGTTGGGCGACGAGCCCGGCGATGTAGCCGTAGAGGTTGTCCAGGTAGTCCTGCACCTGTTGCGGGGTCAGCGAGGTGGTCGAGACGATCGCCTCGGACCAGACGTGGAACCGGTCCCGGTCGGCGTACGGCACTCCGAGCAGTTCACAGATCACCCGGATCGGCAGTGCCGTGGCGAACTCGGCCACCAGGTCGGCGGGTGGGCCCTTGTCGACCATGTCGGTGAGCAGTTCGTCGGCGAAGCGGACCGCCTGCGGGCGCAGCTGCTCGACCCGGCGGGCGGTGAACGCCTTGGCGACCAGCCGCCGCAGCCGGGTGTGTTCGGGGGGATCCATCGACAGCACCCCGCCTTCGATTCGTCGAGGGATGATCCGTGGCTCGTCGCGGGTGACGCTGGCGGCGCGGGAGAACCGGGGGTCGCCCAGGACGAAGCGGACGTCGGCGTAGCGGGTGGCCAGCCAGGCGGGTTCCCCGAAGGGCAGCTGCACCCGCAGGAGCGGGAGCCGTTGACGTATCTGCTGGTAGCTGGGGTCGAGCCGGAGCCGGTCGGGTGGCGCGAAGGGGTAGGCGCGGGGCGGTTCGGATCGGGCGTCGGTCACGGTACGCCTCCTCGGCGGGCGTCGGTCACTGACGGTGTCGTTGTGGGTACTCGTCCACCGATCGCCGATCGTAGTGAGATTCATCGATCATTTACAGCCATGGTGTCACCCGGTCGACTGAGGTGTCTTCGTGTTCCTGTGTGGAGAATCCGCTTCGCGGCTACGCTCGATCCGTACGCGGCACCCCCCGCTCGTGTGTCGAGGGGGAGTCGATGGCGGTCGTAGGTCGGTGGTTCGCCGCCGTGGCGGTGCTGGCACTGCTGTCGGCAGGTACGGCGTGTGGTGGCGCGACCCGGTTCGGCACGGCACCGGTCGGTGGTCCGTCCGTTGCGGCGGACCAGGTGGCTCACGGCCCGAGCCCGGCCGACGTCCGGTTCCTCCACGAGATGATCGTCCATCACCAGCTGTCGGTGGACATGGCGGCGATGGTCGACGTCCGGGGCAGTCGGTACGAGGTGAAGACGCTCGCCGCCGAGCTGGGGCGCGTCCAGCGGGACCAGATCCGGATCATGCGCGGATGGTTGCGTGAGTGGGAGTCGGCCGCGAGCGCCGAGCCGTCGGCATCGGCGTCGCACCTGCTCCGCACGCCTGCCACCGCTTCGCCGGCGTCGTCGGTGAGCGGGTCGACGCGGCCGCCCGTACCGACTCCGGGGGTGGCGACGCAGGCGCAGTTGTCGGCGTTGGCGCGGGCCGGAGGAGCAGCGCTGGACCGGTTGTTCCTCGACCTGCTGATCAGTCACCACCAGCGGTCGGTGGACCTCGCGACGGCGTACCAGCGGGTCGGCGACCCCCCCGCCGTCCGGAGGCTGGCGCAGCAGATCGCGGCGACACACCAGGAACGGCTCGAACTCAGTCGGTCGTTGCTTGCCGCCAACTGACAGCCGACAACCTATCGTCCTAGGACGCGCTACAGGGTGTGCACCACCGCCATCAACGACAGAGAGGGTTCAGCTCTCGTCGTCTGGCTGAGCGTGCGAAAAGATCACCGGAGTTACCGGACGGACGGCGGCAGCTGACGTGTCGACCCGGGTCGGGGCCGTCGTCATCGGCACGTGTTCACCGGTCAGTACCAGCAGCTGGTACGCGCGTTCCGCAGGCAGCCGCCCGGTGACGATCGCGACCCGCAACGGTACGGGTGGTCCGCCTGCGACGACCTCGACCGGCAGGTCGAGCACCCGGGGGTCGACCTGCCGGTCGGCGAGGTGCCCGGCGGCAGCGGGCGGCAGGTCCCGCCACGGCCGTACGGTGTGCTCGGTGAAGCCGTGACCGGCCCACTGCTCGGCCTGCGCGCTGACCCGGTCGGCGACGTGCTGGGGCACGACGTCGCGCCCCCCGAGGTCGTCGCTGAGCAACGCCCGGGCCAGCGGGCTGAGGTCGGCGACCGGGCACCAACGGGTGCGCCTGCCCCGACGGGCGGCCGTCGTCGCGCCACCCGGGGTGTCTGAGTCGAGGTCAGGCGGCATGACGACCATCCAAGCATGATCGATTGAGGTTCCGTGGCAAGGGGTCGCAGGTGACCTGGCTCCGCCGCCCGGGGCGGCGGCGGTTTGCCGACTGGTCCGGCGGGTAGCCCCGTGGGGTGTCTGACGACGATCGACAGCGGTTGGCGCCGCCGGCGGGGGTCGGCACACCGACGGAGGAACGCTGGGAGTACGGCTACCTGTACTTCGTCCACACGGTCGCACCAGCGCAGGGGTCGCAGCCGCCGGTCGCCGGTCCGACGGTGACGGTGGTGGCCGACGGCGCGGGGCACCGGTGCGCGGTGCTGGCGGGGCGTCGGCTGGAGGTGCTCAACGAGTTGGGCGGTGCGGGCTGGGTGATCAGCGACGGGTTGTGGAATCCCGAGCAGGTGCGGTGGCTGGCCGAGGCGGTGGGGGCGGTGGACGGGGTCGACCGGATGGTCGGGTACTGGCAGTCGTTCATGCGTCGCCGGGTGGGCGGGGACCCGGACGGCGACGGTGAGTCGCCAGGGGGGCGTTGAGGGGCGCGTTATAGTGGCGCTCGCCAGGTGACAGCACCCGATGGGGGCCGTCGGCTCGCTCGCCGCCGCTGTGTGTCCGCTCCGGGGGGACGGCCGGTCGGGGCGGGGGAGAGGAAGTGTCGGTGTCGCGTCCGTCCGCGCAGTCCGCGTCGACGCGGGCCGATGTGGCGTCGCGCGTGGTGACTGTTCCCAACTTCATCAGTTTTGTCCGCTTGCTTGGTGTTCCGCTGTTCCTGTACCTGTTCCTGGTGCAGCGGGCGGACGTCGCGGCCGTCGTGGTGCTCGCGGTCGGTGGTACCACCGACTGGGTGGACGGGTTCGTCGCGCGCCGGATGCGGCAGGTGTCCCGTCTGGGGGAGCTGCTCGATCCGCTCGCTGACCGGCTGTACATTCTGGCCACGTTGGTGGCGTTCACCGTCCGTGAGGTGATGCCCTGGCAGTTCACCGTGGCGCTGCTGGGCCGTGAGGTGCTCTTGGCAGGGAGCCTTGTGGTGCTGCGCCGGTTCGGTTACGGGCCTCCGCAGGTGCACTACGTCGGCAAGACCGCGACCTTCGTGTTGTTGGCGGCCTTCCCGATCCTGTTGCTGTCGGCGGTGCTCGGCTTCACCACCCTGGCGACGGTCGCGGCAGCGGTCGGCTGGGGGCTGGCCTGGTGGGGTCTGGTGCTGTACTGGCTGGCCGGCCTGCTGTACGTGTGGCAGACCGCCGCGTTGGTGCGGTCGATCCGGGTGACAGGGACGGAGCGCGCATGAGTGGCGTCGATGGTGGCCGGGGCCGGGGCTTCGTGCCCGACCTGCTGACGGAGCTGTTCCAGACACCGCTGGATCCCGGCTACGCCGATGCCGCAGCGCGGCGGGCGGCGGTGGGTCCACGACGGGGCTGGCGGCGCAGGGCCGCCCGGGGACTGACCGCCGTGTCGATGGCCGCCGTGGGCTTCCTTCTGGTGTTGGCGTACCAGAAGACGGTCGAGGAGGAGCCGAGCCGGTCGCAGGCACGCGCCGGCCTGGTCGCTCAGGTCACCCAACGGCAGGCGGAGACCGACGAGCTGCAGGCGCGGGCGGACACGTTGCGCGACGAGGTGGCCCGTCAGCGCGACGCCGCGTTGGAGGGTTCACAAGCGGCTGACCTGCGTGACCTTGAGGCTGCGGCCGGGCTGGCCCGGGTCCGTGGCGACGGGGTGGTGGTGCGGTTGGCGGACGGTCCGGAGACGGTGGATCCGGTGACCGGTCAGGGGCAGGTGAACGAGTTGGGCCGGGTGCTCGACCGGGACCTGCAGGATGTGGCGAACGCCTTGTGGGGTGCTGGGGCGGAGGCGGTGTCGGTCAACGGCCAGCGGTTGACGTCGACGTCGACGATCCGGGCGGCGGGCAGCGCTATCCTGGTGGACTTCCGGCCGTTGACGGGGCCGTACGAGGTGTCGGCGATCGGGCCGGGGCAGCTGGCCGACGATTTCCGGTCCAGCCAGGTGGCGGCGTTGCTCAGGATGATCTCGGCGGAGCATGGTTTGTCGATCGAGGTACGTTCTGCCGAGGATCTGGTGTTGCCGGCGGCGGGGGAGCCGCAGCTGCGGTACGCCCGGGCGGCACCGTCCGGTCCGCCTGCCGCCGATGGCGCTGATCCGTCCGTGACGACTTCGGGAGGCCCTCGATGACCGCCGTGTTGGCGTTGCTCGCCGGGATGCTGCTGGGTGTCTATTTCGATCCGGTGGTGCCGGCGGTGTTGCAGCCGTATCTGCCGATCGCAGTGGTGGCGGCGTTGGACGCCGTGTTCGGTGGGGTGCGGGCCAAGTTGGACGGGATCTTCGACGACAAGCAGTTCGTGATTTCGTTCATCTCGAATGTGCTGGTGGCGGGGCTGATCGTGTACCTGGGGGACCAGTTGGGCGTGGGTGGGCAGCTGTCGACCGGGGTCGTGGTGGTGCTCGGGGTGCGGATCTTCGGCAATGTCGCGGCGATCCGTCGGCATCTGTTCCGGGCGTGAGGCGGGCGATGACGCAACGTAGGCAGACAGGGACCGGTTGGCCGCAGGAGGATGCTCCGGTGTCCGGGGCCGCCGCCACTGCCGCGCCGCCGGTTGTGCCGGGTGAGGGTTCGGTCGCAGCGGGTGGGGCGGTGCCTTCCGATGGCGGTGGTGATGGCGGTAACGGTGGGTCGGTGCGGGCGCGGTGGTCGCGGATGGCGGCCTCACCGGCGGGGTTGATCATTGTGGGGCTGTTGGTGCTGCTCGGGTTCACCCTGGTGGTGCAGGTGCGGAGTAATTCCACGGATCCGACGTTGACGGCCGCCCGTCAGGAGGACCTGGTGCGGATCCTGTCGGATCTGGAGGCGCGTGAGGAGCGCCTGCGGCAGGAAATCGCGGAGCTGGAGGAGAGCCAGCGGCAGTTGACCTCGGGTGCGCAGGGTCGGGCGGCGGCATTGGCGGAGGCGTCGCGGCGGGCGGACGAGTTGGGTGTGCTCGGCGGTGGTCTGCCGGCGCAGGGGCCGGGTCTGCGGGTGCGGTTCGTGGCGGGTCGGGAGCCGATCCGGGCGTCGGAGTTGTTGGACGCGGTGCAGGAGTTGCGTGGGGCGGGTGCGGAGGCGATGCAGATCGGTGGGGGTGACGGCCGGTCGGTGCGGGTGGTGGCGAGTACGTACTTCCTGGATGGCGATGGTGGAGTGGAGGTCGACGGGGTGCGGTTGACCGGCCCGTACGAGGTGGTGGCGATCGGGGATCCGTCGACGATGCGCACGGCGTTGAACATTCCGGGTGGGGTGGTGGCGTCGGTGTCGGGTGACGGCGGTACGGTGATCGTCGAGG harbors:
- a CDS encoding small basic family protein, whose protein sequence is MTAVLALLAGMLLGVYFDPVVPAVLQPYLPIAVVAALDAVFGGVRAKLDGIFDDKQFVISFISNVLVAGLIVYLGDQLGVGGQLSTGVVVVLGVRIFGNVAAIRRHLFRA
- a CDS encoding DUF881 domain-containing protein encodes the protein MTQRRQTGTGWPQEDAPVSGAAATAAPPVVPGEGSVAAGGAVPSDGGGDGGNGGSVRARWSRMAASPAGLIIVGLLVLLGFTLVVQVRSNSTDPTLTAARQEDLVRILSDLEAREERLRQEIAELEESQRQLTSGAQGRAAALAEASRRADELGVLGGGLPAQGPGLRVRFVAGREPIRASELLDAVQELRGAGAEAMQIGGGDGRSVRVVASTYFLDGDGGVEVDGVRLTGPYEVVAIGDPSTMRTALNIPGGVVASVSGDGGTVIVEERDVVDVSATSAPIQLRYARPVS